The genome window tttttgttatttactggcaacattttgtttaaagttaaatgaacattaaacataaacaagtctttgtctttacagagtaaaactaaaataacagcatcacCCAAAGCATTCTGgtaaacaaaatctgaagcaaaaaacagaaaaaggttgatgatgatttctggttcccagaatgctttgcatgaggctgttattctgtaaagataaatacttaaaattgactgaaaagttttaaaattgatttaactttgaacaaactcttgccagtaaataacatcaatttaaatttaTGGTAAAAATAAAGTAACACTGTCATTTCTACTGAATTCTTTCACAGTGAattaattttcctgttttctgtgTCTTCTTGTTAATGTACAGCTGCTTTAAGGCAAtgcaacactgtaaaaatgctctacataaaaacatataacaaaaagttattttcaagaaaatgtcCGGAGGGTAAATAAAACACAGTCAGTGATATTTGATAAACTTGACCACAGACGTCTTTCTGATGTATGTCCACATAGATAAACTGAATCAGATGGGTTCTGTGTCCAACTTCCCCAAGTCTACATCAGACAAACTGACACACTCGATTACACAATGGATTATTGCGAATTTAAGGCCTGTGATAGTACAGATAATCTAGACAATCTTTCTTAAGGCAACACTGACAATacagcctggtctcactgttaatacgtaTTATTAACAcgtaactttcaaaaacacaaaacatacttttttgcaCGTTTAAATAGATGTTGAAGAGTACAATGTAAGCGTATTTGCTTTGAATCAtagcattattatgtttttacagcaagaaatgcactgtaaaaaaattccgtagaaattacaatgttattgcagctgggttgccggtaatttaccgtagatttaaatttatgttatttactggcaagagtttgttcaaagttaaataaattttaaatattaacaagtctttatctttacagaataaaactatacaataacagcctcatgcaaagcattatgggaaccagaaatcatcatcaacctttttctgttttttgcttcagattttgtttcccagaacgttttgcttgatgctgtttttttagttttactctgtaaagacaaagacttgtaaatgttaaatgttcattcaactttgaacaaaatgttgccagtaaataacataaatttaaatctacggtaaatttccggcaacccagctgcaatttctacggattttttttacagtgtgtttcaTACTGTACCATAAAGATTGCTTtataatttccctttaacctttttattgataatgttaccacccTAATCCTACCCTAAACCTTACCTTATTAAACCCAAacctttttatacaaaaaaataaaataaaaacgtaatgtattctttttatattatgcaacaTAACGGACAGAAATGTGTAGGAAAATTTtgtaacaatatagcatttacaatattttttaagCTGTTAATACACTCTGAACCTacccaaaacagtttattaaaagcATGAACTGTTGgaaataaaaagcataacagacaggcaagtgtaatcacaataatttatttttatcgAAATTTCAAAAGCAAtaccaaaagtagttaaaatgacGATGTGTTGGTCCTTTCTGGAGTATATAAAGTACACAGAAgcattaaagttattaatctaCAAAAACCTTTTATCCAGCTTCTCTCTGTCAATGTTTTCGAATTTCTAAAGTACATCGACTGAAAGACGGAAATGTCGCAAATCTGTGATGTAGCATGCAAGAGCCAATAAGCGTTTTATATCAATGCTGTAAAGCAATGTGTCATAAAGCTTCTTGAAGCGCAATATATGAATTCAAACTTATAAACATTAGATTTgacatttaaaggacaagtttggtattttacacttaaagcgctgatttcagattgtttatgatgaaatagaatggtttttactgaaatttggacatatgatgctggcccgagaattttcggtttCTGTGGTATCACCCCCCCCACCCTCACAATGGgtctataggtgcactggaacaatccttcctaaaatgcattaaactttcgtttacacagacgtgaaactcaccgagtggtcaggggtgttcactgataggCTCATAGAAAATtcactgcaaaagatgctttccaacaggttttatcgtagttttatCCAACtacattgacttgtattagatgtgctgtgaggtacggaaTTACTCCGCCGCCGGGAACGGAAATGGAGTTGTTTGTATTCTTGGCAAAGGTGGATTATCatcaccaactgggctggactgtctattattcaagctctcaacggaagaatgtacgggtgtgaggcgtttggaaaaataggtccacaagtttacaacgaatgctaaaacacctgttggaaagcatcttttgcagctatttttgtgtgagcataccagtgaacacccctgaccactcagtaagtttcacgtctttgtaaacgaaagtttaatgcattttaagaaggattgttccagtgcacctatgcagccattgtagaggtggggggTGATACCACAGAAACTGAAAATTCTCGGgtcagcatcatatgtccaaatttcagtcaaaaccgttctatttcatcataaacaatctgaaaacagggctttaagtgtaaaataccgaacttgtcctttaaggttGCTGATGAGAAATGGGATCAAGATGGCTGCATACATCATACTGTAGGAGAAAACCTGTTTCTgcgtgtcatggcaaacaaactaaatattacaaaatggttaaatgattacagaaatgttatttattttaaggttttaaagtgtagtcttgtttaatattgtgtaattctctgaaagtcatgaacatttcattaggtaaatgacttaaaataataaatcagaCAATACGACTTAAAACCTGTCATTAATATGAATAAGAAATGCCAATTACcacgattttaatatttatgaataggaatgcgtacaaatgtattttgtatgtCTGTAAAGCTGTTAAAACAAAAAGTTATACTGCAACTTTAAGGACTACAACagcccatggcgtcaatatttgacgccacttgaccatgcgtcaatatgttacgcggagggtatacccttcgcgtcgttttttgacgaactggggacttcaatactattgagtccgttgcattctctttcctattttcgtaccattttcttaccattttcgcgtcggtttagggttagatttacataatgacatccctacccaaacctatccctaaccccaatgtcaggcgacaactgtttaatttcgcttacctaatagtattgaagtccccagttcgtcaaaaaatgacgcgaagggtataccctccgcgtaacatattgacgcatggtcaagtggcgtcaaatattgacgccatgggatgaggatgtgttACAAACATGGTGTTGAAACTTAAAGTAATGCAAAAGAATGgacatttataatttaataaattacttCTTTTAACCTATGCTGCAAACAATgccttttaataattttcaacATAAACACATGCAATGGATTATGTGATATTATAGTCAGTGAAGACTGCATATATACTGCCTTTATTGAAGGCATATtagacaagattttaaacatttCCATACAGAAACACCCAGACAGCAGACACCGGCTGTGCATGATCAACTGTTCTTCTGACTGTTCCCAAAAGATTCAAAGCGTCAAAGTGTTGAAAACAGCCCCATCTGTTGGTTAATAAAAACACACTattgtgtgcatgcgtgtgtgtgtgtgtgtgtgtcaaatcATATTAGTTCATAATGCCACAATTAAAAATGTAGCCTATTAGAGCAATTCAGACACATACAAACATGGCTGTCGCAGTGGGATAAAAGATGGTGACAATTATATGGGACCCCCACAAAATCCAGAAGTTTTACTATACAGCCTCCCATTCtgttaataaataaagaatatatatgCCTAAGATTTTAATGAACCACATAAGAATGCATTTtggttaaaaactttttttattcaaatatatttgCTCTCCCCTCCATTTTCTTACCGATGCGCTCAGCTGCCAACCAAAAGTATATTCAAGCGCTTCTTTGATGCCCAAGAATCTCACATAGGCCTACTGATAAAATGCACTGTCAGTCACTCTGGAAGCTGTCTACCAAAtgcaaatataaattattctgcAATGTATGTAGCAAGAAATAAGAGATAAAcacctaataaataaattttatcAGTTTTCTTTACCATTTTCTCTGAAATTTTCTAGGGACCACACAGAACCTATTGGAGGGGTTTAAAAACCCCTGATGATAAAAGTAAACACATACCTCCTTTCTGTATCACTTTTAGGCTAAAATGACCTGTCTGTTATTCAAAAGATACAGTGCAACTTCACTGACTTCATAAGATAAAAACAGCATCTATACTGTTGTTTATGATCCTTAAAACATCCCCTTCAGTTGTCAGCATGattaaaatttgttattttcccAATGATGCAAAACACTCAAGTTAATGCTCAGAAAGATTTATTGGTTAAATCATGACTGTATATGATGAACAGACTTAAAACAGATCAAAGAAATCTGTGTGTGAAATCAAATATCCACCAATTTCACATTGCCGTGTATTTCATATTCAGCTCTGCGCCAATTAATGACATTTGGCACTTTTACTGTTGCTGTATTTGCATAAACCCCCTCAATCTCTTTCGCAGTTAGAACCTCATCCCACAAGTTCACATCTGTAATTTCACCTACAAAACTCTGATCGGCATAAAagttacccaaaaatgaattaGGATTCTGACCGAGCAACACGGTGCCACCGGGACGGACGGCGAGACCTATTCCATGTATCTGGTTAATACTGCGTTGTCCATTCATCCAAGCGGCAGTGAGACCGGTCGATGAGCTCCAGGTGAGGCACAGGTGCGATCGAAAGGTGGAGAGAAGAGTAGGCAAGTTAAAACgcactttattaaaatgagGACTAATATGCAAGCTTATGGATTTGTCTCTTTGCATCCAAACACTAAGATCATCCATATCAGGCAAAACGTAGGCAAAGAGAATACCCTCTCTTGCTCCATGTTGCTCTGTGGCGATACGCATGCATAGAGTGAAAGCTGTGAGGTTCAGGGGTTTTTCTGGAGTGATTTTAACATAGCTATCATCGGTTTTCTGTGGAAACAGCAGTACTTTATCCGCCAGACCCCCTGCTAAACAAAAAGAGACAATTAACAAACATCATTACTGCACTAcagtatacatttaaaaaaagcctGTTTACATCCAACAGAGGTTTATACCCGGTGAGGACCCCAAAATTGTTACGTTCTAGaatgtgttttgtatttgtgaccctggatgtaaaatccaggctaaagtctcaaatAATCATGAGAtatggagcatcaaagtttaatttgaGTCATTGATTTCATTTCagtttcaatctttgacatgattttaaggttatattttcacagtgTGTTCTTTacataaatcacaaaaacatgactttaactgcaaaaaaatgtaactgttgtataaatttaaatattatataatattatggAGTGAAATTCTGCcttaatgaatgaatgaatgtaatTTACTAAATATAACATTTGTTACCAGATGTCAAAGGCAGCAAACAGAGGAGGAAAACTGCTAACTCCAGCATCTTGCTGCAGATAAAAAAACAGAGTAAGAATAACGatgaaaaaataatttatttaatcaggtaaaaataatatttgatagttgataataaaaaaagtatGGACAACTGAAAATACAGTTTTACTATATAGTAAGTTCAACTTCATGTCCTGTGTTAAATTGTATTAGGTTATTTTAAGACGCAATCCTATCTTTGCACATTAATAATTATTGTAGCGAATAGTTAGAGCAGGACCGGCCCATAGGGTTGGGGCCCTATGTGAGACCATGAAAATGGGCTCCACTGGTTTAAAATTGTCATAGCACTGCAGTTTCACGACAAGTGAAATTAAAACACATGAAAATGACAACTTATAGGCTATATTTTAGTGTTTGAGTTTtattaagtgcaacatattaaGCAATGTTGTTATAGTATAGTCTAGGGCAGTTAGGTGTTGCCATAATGGCTGATACAAAcgcagtaaatctctacaaaacatttgtttcaaCTATAATACATGCACAAgaaccaacctgatctcacaactttccgtgaaatagtcacgcattattttgctcagttttgcgtggcattgtcacgtatttccaccattttacgtGCCCATGCCACGCATTTCGTTTCCGTGTCTCCTGAGGTtgtgtataaatagcacgaagtgtaaaactcgtgcaatacatacgcccatttggcgtgcatatgatacgcaagtccttcccattcacttaaacggggcatctttttttgtcgttttatttattggtttctcaattttttactgttttttaaaccattttcgcttgggtttagggttagattttagATTAGCTTAAtaaggttatttaatatacaggtttctcaaTGTTTTTGTCCTTTTTTACCATTATGtccatatttaagccatggtcgcttggagttggggttagagttggggtttgggttaggatgtcatttttatataacaaaaagttgttctaaccctaaacccaagcgaaaatgttaaaaaatagcaaaaaaattgagaaaccaataaataaaacgacaaaaaagatgccccgtttaagtgaatgggaaggacttgcgtatcatatgcacgccaaagtggaatttggcgtatgtattgcacgagttttacacatcgtgctatttatacgcattttCAGGAGACTGggctgtttttcctatttttaaacaattgtcgcttcggtttggcgttagatttgctgtttgcgttaggatgtcactttaagtattggttacTAATATTTTTTCGTATGCTTtataaaccattgtcgcctgacgttagggttagagttgggtttgggtaagcatgtcattttatgtaacagaaagttgttctaaccccataagtaaaacagttgagtaaccaatatgatggaaatacgtgacaataccacgcaaaactgagcaaaataatgcgtgactatttcacgtattTTGTGGCGCACGTGCATTTATTAACTGtatccacacatccatccagtaaaacaTTTAATAGAAACTGACagtgaacaataaatacaataattattcAATATGTTATTCAACAACTAATAttatactgataaaaatatgctgatttagctTGTTTATAAATtctgctactatatattattataaaatgagattacagtacagaatatatagCCTTACTACATAttagtaaatgtttataataattCGTGATGTGTTTGCGCGTAACGttacttttgttatgttttaaattattatttttttttaaataagcaaaTCATTTCATAAGCTCATGTCTTAGGATAATAATTTCcataaaacgaaaacaatactGAAAACATGTAAtagtagtttaatatgtttattatggtttgtttaaataactttcaatgtgttgaatgagaagCATACTTTACTGCTGCTGTCAGATCGCGTGAAGCTTCATGTGTCGCCATAAAAACTCAAACAAGTCGATTAAAAAttgccgtttaaaaaaaaaactcacaagggacagaaattacattttaaaccatcacATGTATAGATTAAAAACAGTCTCGGTATATTCCATGTATTAAACACTCGACTGACTGTCCCACTATATAGATACTTTCTGTTATGTTTCCgtgcttttatatttgcgcATTGAAGACCCGTCACCCCGAGGAACAACATATAAACGATTGAATATATCTTCGTATGATGTATCAGTAcacttcttaatttcatcctcacactggcTCATACATGAAATTATGACCGTATAATCATCATGGAAAATGCCGGCTCCGGTTCAGTGACAGTACGCGCAGAAAGTCGCACCCTAATTCGCGCAAATTTGCGTCATTGGGCGTAGGAATAGTTTGGATAGTAATTATTTTGTAGTAATATCCATGACATTTGTATTAATTACTGTAGCCCTGTTGCACAGTTTTTGCACTTTAACAACAATACACTTAAATATATAAGTTGGCATTGTTGTGTGTTTGAATTTCACTTGTCAAATTGCAGTGCTAGGACAATTTTCATGCTCTCACCTAGTGCCCCACAACCCCATGGGCCGGCCTTGCTTGCAACAGACAACAAAACATTTCCCAATAATTTTAGGGTACACTATTTTATCCTCAACTCATACCAATAGCGCATTATTATATGATAATATATCATTAATATGCAAACTATGGCTTCTCCCCTCATTCATTGACATACAAtgtataaacacacaataacTCTTTACTTTAATAACATACACTACTTAGCTGTTTACTAAAACTTAATATTAAGAAACTGGCTAAACAAACTAGCACTGGTAAACGTGAATAGCTGCATTACACTACATTAACACAACATAAGAACATGCATAACTCAATCAATTATTATGATCGTCTGCACTCCACTTATAAGACGCACATGAGCACACTATACAATTTAATCTGACAATTAGAACTACACAACGGGACGTATTTTGTCCCGCACAGGTTGTAAATTCACTCGTCAACAGCATCTGCTTTCTATTCGCTTAATAAAAGAAGAAGAGGTTTAAGTGCAGAATACTCACCACATATCAATATAAGAGAAGTTCAGTCAGATCAGGTGAACAATTTATCTGATCACAAGTGAGCGAATGTTGAGAAATTAAATGCGTCAGGCAGGGGCGTTACAAGACTTTAAGGTCTACTGGGGCTCACGCCCCTCATTTTTCTGACTGTTTTCTTGAAAGTCTGCTGCATGCAAGAATTGCGCAACACTTCgatacaaagtttttttttcttaacccactattcctaCACTGCGATAAGTACTGGAAAAGATaaagtatttatttaaaaatatttaagtattatCATTCCTAATGGATGAATAAAGCTATACTCTTATGTTGAATAGACCTTGTACCAGAGCACCAGGGTTTACATGCAGGAACAAATAAGCCACGGACAGGCAATTCCTTAATGCTCAATTTATTGTGGGGTTACATGGGCTTTTTAAAGACAGTTTCAGGGTGGGGtcttaaaacaaaaactttctGTATACGTGGCATATTGGCAGACAAGAACATCTGGTATTAATAAAATAACCTCACAGTGCCAAGAGCTCACAAAGTGGGTGAAACATTTCATGAAAGATATCTGGAGCACTACACATCACCTAAACCCttgattattaaaaatattattaaaaatgcaataaaagcAGGTAAAAAGCATACCGTACTTCTGTCTTAACTGTTAGCATATACAGTACACTATTGCAAAATCTACTACACTTTCTGCTTTATTTATTCTATACAAAATGTGCTGTACAGTAGGCTATGTATTTAACTTCTTGCTAATGCTAACAAAGTTTAGGCACTGTAAATTCCAAGTTAaccttgtttaaaaaaaaaaatcaccattTGCCTTGGATAAAACAAGCAACctaaaatataaacaatatgttGTACTAACATTTTTTTCAAACCCTAATTCAAAATAAAGTTATGTAGATGTGATCAAAAGAATGCAATGATTTGCAAACCTTTTTTTCGATTTATTTATAATTCTTATCTCTCAccataaaataatgcatttgaaTGATCGCGGCAAATATTGATATTTGTAATA of Paramisgurnus dabryanus chromosome 22, PD_genome_1.1, whole genome shotgun sequence contains these proteins:
- the LOC135740438 gene encoding C-reactive protein-like isoform X1, which translates into the protein MCKMLELAVFLLCLLPLTSAGGLADKVLLFPQKTDDSYVKITPEKPLNLTAFTLCMRIATEQHGAREGILFAYVLPDMDDLSVWMQRDKSISLHISPHFNKVRFNLPTLLSTFRSHLCLTWSSSTGLTAAWMNGQRSINQIHGIGLAVRPGGTVLLGQNPNSFLGNFYADQSFVGEITDVNLWDEVLTAKEIEGVYANTATVKVPNVINWRRAEYEIHGNVKLVDI
- the LOC135740438 gene encoding C-reactive protein-like isoform X2 gives rise to the protein MCKMLELAVFLLCLLPLTSGGLADKVLLFPQKTDDSYVKITPEKPLNLTAFTLCMRIATEQHGAREGILFAYVLPDMDDLSVWMQRDKSISLHISPHFNKVRFNLPTLLSTFRSHLCLTWSSSTGLTAAWMNGQRSINQIHGIGLAVRPGGTVLLGQNPNSFLGNFYADQSFVGEITDVNLWDEVLTAKEIEGVYANTATVKVPNVINWRRAEYEIHGNVKLVDI